TGCTTAACTTGGCGGTCGATAATAGATCTCTTCCTACAAAATCTGACGAGATTGCTGATCTCTACCGTTCTTCACGCGTGTCAcccataaattgaaattctaagGAGATCTCAACCAAATTTGGCAAGATCCATCAAAAAAATACTAGAAGTAATAACTCTATTTAGCCCAAGTGCTTCGACTGATTTAACCACTAGACCCATTAAGACATGGTGGGTCGAAGACCCAACGACTCACCGTGGTGCGATTCTAGATTTGAGTTGATCGGGGATAGTGGCAATTTTACCCCAGACTTGATCCGGACCAGCAGCTCATGGTGGGTCTAAGTAACATACCTTGATTCGCGTGCCATACGTAGATAAGCAGTAATTAATTACcttaatacataaaaaaaaaggtgtagtTGGTGATACACTACAGGTTAAAGCACCAAAATAAAACATTACACCACATTGTAGCCTTTTTTGTTAATACcactctccccctaacaaaacCATACATCACAATTCATAAACAGCCATGCCGACTCTTTGTCCTTTACTTCATCACAACCAATTATACCACCTTCAAACACAAACACTTGTAATACTAATACCACACTCTGTGCTACCTGTTCTGCTTTCTTTTTATTCAGTCTTCTTTGTTAGTACTACCACCACCGTCTGAAGATGTCTGCTGGGATCTTTACATATCCGGTTGCTGTATCAGGCTTTGTTGGCTTGAAATCAAACTCCACAAAGCTGCCTGCAGTGAGAGAATCTATTGGATGGAGCCAGAAAACTATCTCCAATGGTTCTAAAACTTACTGCATGAAGGTAATATTGTTgatataaaactaaaaactcacTGATCATTGATATTATTACTAGTTTTTCTCCTTCTAACTTGTTCTgtttaattgataatttttaacAGACATGGAATCCCATTAACAACAAAAAGTTTGAGACACTCTCCTACCTCCCTCCCCTCACTGAGGATTCAATTGCAAAGGAGGTTGATTACATGATAAAAATGGGATGGATTCCTTGCCTTGAGTTTGATGAGGTTAGATGAGATTAATTAACATTTATAGTTAATTATGTTTCCATTATACCATGTTTCAACAAATGGAATCTTTATTC
This genomic stretch from Castanea sativa cultivar Marrone di Chiusa Pesio chromosome 1, ASM4071231v1 harbors:
- the LOC142621018 gene encoding ribulose bisphosphate carboxylase small subunit, chloroplastic-like, coding for MSAGIFTYPVAVSGFVGLKSNSTKLPAVRESIGWSQKTISNGSKTYCMKTWNPINNKKFETLSYLPPLTEDSIAKEVDYMIKMGWIPCLEFDEVGSVRRENSRMPGYYDGRYWTLWKLPMFGCSDASQVLNEMQECKKTYPNAYIRCLAFDNKKQVQCMAFVIQKPTTGA